The following proteins come from a genomic window of Cryptosporangium phraense:
- a CDS encoding NuoI/complex I 23 kDa subunit family protein has product MGIPGGGLAKGLAVTLRNLSRRAHTHQYPDHKPDLPPRSRGVIALLEENCTVCMLCARECPDWCIYIDSHKETVETPGAARARQRNMLDRFAIDFSLCMWCGICIEVCPFDALYWSPEFEFAEYDIRDLLHESDRLREWMWTVPPPPAHDPLGEPAKEVVAADRALAAQRAADAARDEADQIRGEF; this is encoded by the coding sequence ATGGGGATCCCGGGAGGTGGGCTGGCCAAGGGCCTGGCGGTCACGCTGCGCAACCTCTCCCGCCGCGCCCACACCCACCAGTACCCCGACCACAAACCCGACCTCCCGCCTCGCAGCCGGGGCGTGATCGCGCTGCTCGAGGAGAACTGCACGGTCTGCATGCTGTGCGCCCGCGAGTGCCCCGACTGGTGCATCTACATCGACTCGCACAAGGAGACCGTCGAGACGCCCGGCGCCGCCCGCGCCCGGCAGCGCAACATGCTCGACCGGTTCGCGATCGACTTCTCGCTCTGCATGTGGTGCGGGATCTGCATCGAGGTGTGCCCGTTCGACGCGCTGTACTGGTCGCCGGAGTTCGAGTTCGCCGAGTACGACATCCGCGACCTGCTGCACGAGTCCGACCGGCTCCGCGAGTGGATGTGGACGGTCCCGCCGCCGCCCGCGCACGATCCGCTCGGCGAACCGGCCAAAGAGGTCGTCGCCGCCGACCGGGCGCTGGCCGCCCAGCGCGCCGCCGACGCCGCACGTGACGAGGCCGACCAGATCCGCGGCGAGTTCTAG
- a CDS encoding NADH-quinone oxidoreductase subunit J yields the protein MTLADWLVAFLGLVVVGAGLQTVTTKHVVRAGLWLVVALGGLAGVYLVLTAELVAWVQMLVYVGAVVVLLLFAVMLTRAPIGASPDLDRARWPAFLVGAGSAAALVVLLADAYRWSFVDDAEPGTAERMGAEIFRQWVLPFEVLSVLLLAALVGAIVVSTRKDAG from the coding sequence GTGACGCTCGCGGACTGGCTGGTCGCCTTCCTAGGCCTGGTCGTCGTCGGGGCCGGTCTGCAGACCGTGACCACCAAGCACGTCGTGCGAGCCGGGCTCTGGCTCGTGGTGGCCCTCGGTGGGCTGGCCGGCGTCTACCTGGTGCTGACCGCCGAGCTCGTGGCCTGGGTCCAGATGCTGGTCTACGTCGGTGCGGTGGTCGTGTTGCTGCTGTTCGCGGTCATGCTCACCCGCGCGCCGATCGGCGCCAGCCCCGACCTCGACCGCGCCCGCTGGCCCGCGTTCCTGGTCGGCGCCGGCTCCGCCGCCGCACTGGTCGTCCTGCTGGCCGACGCCTACCGCTGGTCTTTTGTGGACGACGCTGAGCCCGGCACCGCCGAGAGAATGGGCGCCGAGATCTTCCGGCAGTGGGTGCTCCCGTTCGAGGTCCTGTCGGTACTGCTGCTGGCCGCGCTCGTCGGAGCAATAGTCGTCTCGACCCGGAAGGACGCCGGCTGA
- the nuoK gene encoding NADH-quinone oxidoreductase subunit NuoK, whose protein sequence is MHPVVPYVLAALLFGIGLYGVLVRRNLLLLLMAVELLLNAVNLVFVTADVSTVGLPRTGSVFALFVIVLAAAEVGVGLALILQLYRLRQTVAVDRVDTEEGDE, encoded by the coding sequence ATGCACCCCGTCGTGCCGTACGTGCTGGCCGCCCTCCTGTTCGGGATCGGGCTCTACGGGGTCCTGGTCCGGCGCAACCTGCTGCTCCTCCTGATGGCGGTGGAATTGCTGCTGAACGCCGTCAACCTGGTGTTCGTGACCGCGGACGTCTCGACCGTCGGTCTCCCCCGCACCGGCAGCGTCTTCGCGCTGTTCGTCATCGTGCTGGCCGCCGCCGAGGTGGGCGTCGGCCTGGCGCTGATCCTCCAGCTCTACCGGCTGCGCCAGACCGTGGCCGTCGACCGCGTCGACACCGAAGAGGGCGACGAGTGA
- a CDS encoding NADH-quinone oxidoreductase subunit L: protein MNVVLAAALPAIPGAAGLLGLLVGRSRPAAALAVTTAGATLITALALWIRLGTTSEMPRRYADYIAESDVGTRLADFGPLHVVLAVRIDTVAAVVAVMVATVALAVQVYSIAYLKTDDRYAPYAAQVSLFTAAMLLVVVSGDLFLLLVGWEVMGLCSYLLIGHDRSLPEAPAAAVKAFLVTRVGDVGFLLGIVVLGLGAGSFRIADVLTADLGDDTRLAACLLLLAGVAGKSAQFPLHTWLPDAMAGPTPISALIHAATMVAAGVYVVIRLYPLYTATPDALAALGVLAAITMLLAAFAALAQDDVKRVLAWSTVSQLAYMTGGLAVGRDGAALHHLLTHAAFKALLFLAAGAVIHAVASNSMSAMGGLRRRMPITFWTTTIGLAALAGVPPFSGFWTKEGVLGAAEESHTWVGRLVLTAGLLTTALTGAYAARLWLRTFFGDYRGTEEPHDPQALMRWPIVLLAIPAAVGGLIVLWPAGGDVGWFAYAPLDEVVTATPPYSVHPGLAIAAVGLTALGAAAVWWRWRRDTAADPVTALGPARPAFAAAFWLDSVQDALVVRPVVTAARRVRALDARAIGGAVTGTGRGAVRLGTVLGRAHARGLGGYVTTALAGGVLLAVIAVVGSRW, encoded by the coding sequence GTGAACGTCGTGCTCGCCGCCGCCCTCCCGGCGATCCCCGGCGCCGCCGGCCTCCTCGGGCTGCTCGTCGGACGAAGCCGGCCGGCCGCCGCCCTGGCCGTGACCACCGCCGGGGCGACCCTGATCACTGCGCTCGCCCTCTGGATCCGGCTCGGGACCACGAGCGAGATGCCCCGGCGGTACGCCGACTACATCGCCGAGTCCGACGTCGGCACCCGCCTGGCCGACTTCGGGCCGCTCCACGTCGTGCTCGCCGTCCGGATCGACACGGTCGCGGCCGTCGTCGCGGTGATGGTCGCGACCGTCGCGCTGGCCGTGCAGGTCTACTCGATCGCCTACCTGAAGACCGACGACCGCTACGCCCCTTACGCGGCCCAGGTCTCGCTGTTCACCGCCGCGATGCTGCTGGTCGTCGTCAGCGGGGACCTGTTCCTGCTGCTGGTCGGCTGGGAGGTGATGGGGCTCTGCTCGTACCTGCTGATCGGGCACGACCGGAGCCTGCCCGAGGCCCCCGCCGCCGCGGTCAAGGCGTTCCTGGTCACCCGGGTCGGCGACGTCGGCTTCCTGCTCGGCATCGTCGTGCTCGGCCTGGGCGCCGGGTCGTTCCGGATCGCCGACGTGCTCACCGCCGATCTCGGCGACGACACCCGCCTGGCCGCCTGCCTGCTGCTCCTGGCCGGCGTCGCCGGCAAGTCGGCCCAGTTCCCGCTGCACACCTGGCTCCCGGACGCGATGGCCGGTCCGACGCCGATCAGCGCGCTGATCCACGCGGCGACGATGGTCGCGGCCGGCGTCTACGTCGTGATCCGGCTGTACCCGCTGTATACCGCGACCCCGGACGCGCTGGCCGCGCTCGGCGTACTCGCCGCGATCACCATGTTGCTCGCCGCCTTTGCCGCCCTGGCCCAGGACGACGTCAAACGCGTCCTGGCCTGGTCGACGGTGAGCCAGCTCGCGTACATGACCGGCGGGCTGGCCGTCGGCCGCGACGGCGCCGCGCTGCATCACCTGCTCACCCACGCCGCGTTCAAGGCCCTGCTGTTCCTGGCCGCCGGGGCGGTGATCCACGCGGTCGCGTCGAACTCGATGAGCGCGATGGGCGGCCTGCGCCGACGCATGCCGATCACGTTCTGGACGACCACGATCGGATTGGCCGCGCTGGCCGGCGTCCCACCGTTCTCCGGCTTCTGGACGAAAGAGGGCGTGCTGGGCGCGGCCGAGGAGTCGCACACCTGGGTCGGCCGGCTGGTGCTCACCGCCGGCCTGCTCACCACCGCCCTCACCGGCGCGTATGCCGCCCGGCTCTGGCTGCGCACGTTCTTCGGCGACTACCGGGGAACCGAAGAGCCCCACGACCCACAGGCGCTGATGCGCTGGCCGATCGTGCTCCTCGCGATCCCGGCAGCGGTGGGCGGTCTGATCGTGCTCTGGCCGGCCGGCGGTGACGTGGGCTGGTTCGCGTACGCGCCGCTGGACGAGGTCGTGACCGCGACCCCGCCCTATTCCGTGCACCCGGGCCTGGCGATCGCCGCCGTCGGGCTCACCGCACTGGGGGCGGCCGCGGTCTGGTGGCGCTGGCGTCGTGACACCGCCGCCGACCCGGTGACAGCGCTCGGCCCGGCGCGTCCGGCGTTCGCGGCCGCGTTCTGGCTCGACTCCGTCCAGGACGCGCTGGTCGTCCGCCCGGTGGTCACCGCGGCTCGACGGGTGCGGGCCCTCGACGCGCGGGCGATCGGGGGAGCGGTCACCGGTACCGGACGCGGCGCGGTGCGCCTCGGGACCGTGCTCGGCCGGGCGCACGCGCGCGGCCTGGGCGGCTACGTGACGACCGCGCTGGCCGGTGGCGTCCTGCTGGCCGTGATCGCGGTGGTGGGCAGCCGATGGTGA
- a CDS encoding complex I subunit 4 family protein, with the protein MVIVALLGLPALGAVALALWPARAERAAQWFAVALTGVLFLLTLTLLSGRTNGVWHEVDHPWIPSLDVRLHLGVDGISWPLIALTSLIFALCALYSFRHTPSPGNPRKILALLSALECGVFGVFMALDAVVFFVSFEVTLLPMFAVIAVWGGPGRRAAARQFLLYTLFGSVLLLVGIVAATVGRGTSDLVVWASAPSGMSERGQIAIFVVLLIAFAVKSPLWPLHSWLPDAHTEAPTVGSVILAAVLLKMGTYGLIRVGLPAAPEGARAVAPTLGVLAVAAILVAGLVCLAMDELKRLIAYSSVGHMGFVLLGIATLSVPGLQAALFGNVAHGVLTGLLFFLVGAVKDRYGTGDLDRLGGIASVAPWLGGLLAFAAVGSLGLPGLAGFWGEAFAVVAAFGGSAFWRVLGVVAALGGALAAAYFLRLLRRTTVGPLGSAVVPDAPRPDVTELAAWGPLVVLALTLGLAPDLLLSLTVGPVEALVGVVGR; encoded by the coding sequence ATGGTGATCGTCGCGCTGCTCGGGTTGCCCGCGCTGGGTGCGGTGGCGCTCGCGTTGTGGCCGGCCCGGGCCGAACGGGCCGCGCAGTGGTTCGCGGTCGCGCTCACCGGCGTGCTGTTCCTGCTCACGCTCACGCTGCTCAGCGGGCGGACGAACGGCGTCTGGCACGAGGTGGACCACCCCTGGATACCGAGCCTGGACGTGCGCCTGCACCTGGGCGTGGACGGGATCTCCTGGCCGCTGATCGCGCTGACCAGCCTGATCTTCGCGTTGTGCGCCCTGTATTCATTCCGGCACACACCGAGCCCGGGGAATCCGCGCAAGATTCTGGCCCTGCTCAGCGCGCTGGAATGCGGTGTATTCGGCGTATTCATGGCCCTGGATGCCGTCGTATTCTTCGTATCCTTCGAGGTCACACTGCTGCCGATGTTCGCCGTCATCGCGGTCTGGGGCGGGCCCGGCCGGCGGGCCGCCGCGCGGCAATTCCTGCTGTATACACTGTTCGGCTCGGTCCTGCTGCTGGTCGGGATCGTGGCCGCGACCGTCGGCCGCGGCACGAGCGACCTGGTCGTCTGGGCGTCGGCTCCCAGCGGCATGTCCGAGCGCGGGCAGATCGCGATCTTCGTCGTCCTGCTGATCGCGTTCGCGGTGAAGAGCCCGCTCTGGCCGCTGCACAGCTGGCTGCCGGATGCGCACACCGAGGCCCCGACCGTCGGATCGGTGATCCTGGCCGCGGTGCTGCTGAAGATGGGCACGTACGGGCTGATCCGGGTCGGGCTGCCGGCCGCTCCGGAGGGCGCGCGCGCGGTCGCGCCGACCCTCGGGGTACTCGCCGTCGCCGCGATCCTCGTCGCCGGGCTGGTCTGCCTGGCGATGGACGAGCTGAAGCGGCTGATCGCGTACTCGTCGGTCGGGCACATGGGGTTCGTGCTGCTCGGGATCGCCACGCTGTCGGTGCCCGGGTTGCAGGCCGCGTTGTTCGGCAACGTCGCTCATGGCGTCCTGACCGGGCTGTTGTTCTTCCTGGTCGGGGCGGTCAAGGACCGCTACGGAACCGGTGACCTCGACCGGCTGGGTGGGATCGCGTCGGTCGCGCCGTGGCTCGGCGGACTTCTCGCGTTCGCTGCCGTCGGCAGCCTGGGGCTGCCCGGGCTGGCCGGGTTCTGGGGTGAGGCGTTCGCGGTGGTGGCCGCGTTCGGCGGGTCGGCCTTCTGGAGGGTGCTCGGCGTCGTGGCCGCGCTCGGCGGCGCGCTGGCCGCCGCGTACTTCCTCCGCCTGCTGCGCCGGACGACGGTGGGCCCGCTCGGCTCCGCCGTGGTTCCCGATGCACCACGTCCGGACGTCACTGAGCTCGCCGCCTGGGGGCCGCTGGTCGTGCTCGCGCTGACGCTGGGCCTGGCGCCGGATCTGTTGCTGTCGCTCACCGTGGGGCCGGTCGAGGCGCTGGTCGGCGTGGTCGGCCGATGA
- a CDS encoding NADH-quinone oxidoreductase subunit N: MTVQSVDQAALAPVYAVLAAAVLALIADLVRPMRTTLLGLGALGPIGAIVAALVIGTERRGTFCTPGGVLPGNVSVGPSCSFVVDSASVAVTVLGAALALVVLALSVPIVRDGTVPAGEYVFLLLASLTGLVVLGSARDLLTLLVAIETLTLPVYVLVGLPRRPESAEASVTFFVTSVVATTLTLLGIGLLYGIVGAVHLDRVAAALAQRPDARALPLVSAAVVLVLAGLLFKLAAVPFHAWAPATYDGAPVPIAAWLGTASKLGGAIAVLVTVVIAFRPVADVVAPVLAVVAVATMTIGNLVALRQRRLLRLLAWSSVAQTGYLLVPLATREGDAAAGVAAFTALYLVAGIGTFAAVVALGVTGTLDDLAGSAQRAPWATAAFVLGLAGLAGLPPGLAGLFAKVVVIRSALDGSAGWLAIVIGVNAVIGLAYYARAGVACFATSPARRASVSFVVTGAVVLTATAGVVLGAWPQWVLDAAGSVADALGGV, encoded by the coding sequence ATGACAGTCCAAAGTGTCGATCAGGCGGCGCTGGCGCCGGTGTACGCGGTGCTCGCGGCGGCCGTTCTCGCGCTGATCGCGGACCTCGTCCGGCCGATGCGCACGACGCTGCTCGGCCTCGGGGCGCTCGGGCCGATCGGCGCGATCGTGGCCGCGCTCGTGATCGGGACCGAGCGGCGAGGGACGTTCTGCACCCCCGGCGGGGTGCTGCCCGGCAACGTGTCGGTGGGACCCTCGTGCTCGTTCGTCGTGGACTCCGCCTCGGTGGCGGTGACCGTGCTCGGGGCCGCGCTGGCGCTGGTCGTGCTGGCGTTGTCGGTGCCGATCGTGCGGGACGGGACGGTCCCGGCGGGCGAGTACGTCTTCCTGCTGCTGGCCTCGCTGACCGGGCTCGTCGTGCTCGGCTCGGCCCGCGACCTGCTGACGCTCCTCGTCGCGATCGAGACGCTCACGCTGCCGGTGTACGTGCTGGTCGGCCTGCCCCGGCGTCCGGAGTCGGCCGAGGCCTCGGTGACGTTCTTCGTGACGTCGGTCGTCGCGACGACGCTGACGCTGCTCGGCATCGGGCTGCTCTACGGGATCGTGGGCGCGGTGCACCTCGACCGGGTGGCCGCCGCCCTGGCCCAGCGCCCGGACGCCCGCGCGCTGCCGCTGGTGAGCGCCGCGGTCGTGCTGGTGCTGGCCGGGCTGCTGTTCAAGCTGGCCGCGGTGCCGTTCCACGCCTGGGCGCCGGCCACCTACGACGGAGCCCCGGTGCCGATCGCGGCCTGGCTCGGCACCGCGTCGAAGTTGGGCGGCGCGATCGCCGTGCTGGTGACCGTCGTGATCGCGTTCCGGCCGGTCGCGGACGTCGTCGCGCCGGTGCTGGCGGTGGTCGCGGTGGCCACGATGACGATCGGCAACCTGGTCGCGCTCCGGCAGCGCCGGCTGCTGCGGTTGCTGGCCTGGTCGTCGGTGGCCCAGACGGGCTACCTCCTGGTGCCGCTGGCCACCCGCGAAGGGGACGCGGCCGCCGGGGTGGCCGCCTTCACCGCGCTGTACCTGGTCGCCGGCATCGGCACGTTCGCCGCCGTGGTGGCGCTGGGCGTCACCGGCACCCTCGACGACCTCGCCGGGTCGGCGCAGCGCGCCCCGTGGGCCACCGCCGCGTTCGTCCTCGGGCTGGCCGGGCTGGCCGGACTGCCCCCGGGCCTGGCCGGCCTGTTCGCGAAGGTCGTCGTGATCCGGTCCGCGCTCGACGGCTCGGCCGGGTGGCTGGCGATCGTGATCGGAGTGAACGCCGTCATCGGTCTGGCGTACTACGCCCGGGCCGGCGTCGCCTGCTTCGCGACTTCGCCCGCCCGCCGGGCGTCCGTATCGTTCGTGGTGACCGGCGCGGTGGTGCTGACGGCAACGGCGGGCGTGGTGCTCGGCGCGTGGCCGCAGTGGGTGCTGGACGCGGCCGGGTCGGTAGCGGATGCGCTCGGAGGAGTGTGA
- the htpX gene encoding zinc metalloprotease HtpX, whose amino-acid sequence MHHHFNGLKTALLLGVLSGLILAVGYVFGGSTGLVIAAVIAIGMNGFSYFYSDKLALRSMRAYPVSEVDQPALYAMVRELATVAGQPMPRLYVSPTNQPNAFATGRNPRNAAVAVTEGITQILTPRELRAVIGHELSHVYNRDILISSVAGALATIITMIANLAFFIPLGGGDDDDGPNPAVLLLTLIVGPIAASLIQLAISRSREFQADADGAKLSSDPLALASALRKIHMGTQSLPLPQESRLLSSSHLMIDNPFRKSGVANLFSTHPPMEQRVARLEEMARYMPTR is encoded by the coding sequence GTGCACCACCACTTCAACGGGCTGAAGACTGCGCTACTGCTCGGCGTGCTCAGCGGTCTGATCCTGGCCGTCGGATACGTGTTCGGCGGGTCGACCGGCCTGGTAATCGCCGCGGTGATCGCGATCGGCATGAACGGATTCAGCTACTTCTACTCGGACAAGCTGGCCCTCCGTTCGATGCGCGCCTACCCGGTGAGCGAGGTCGATCAGCCCGCGCTGTACGCGATGGTTCGCGAGCTCGCGACCGTCGCGGGGCAGCCGATGCCGAGGCTGTACGTCAGCCCGACCAACCAACCCAACGCGTTCGCGACCGGACGCAACCCGCGCAACGCGGCGGTCGCGGTCACCGAGGGGATCACGCAGATCCTGACCCCGCGCGAGCTGCGGGCGGTGATCGGTCACGAGCTGTCCCACGTCTACAACCGCGACATCCTGATCTCGTCGGTGGCCGGCGCGCTCGCGACGATCATCACGATGATCGCCAACCTCGCGTTCTTCATCCCGCTCGGCGGCGGTGACGACGACGACGGCCCGAACCCGGCCGTGCTGCTGCTGACGCTGATCGTGGGGCCGATCGCGGCCTCGCTGATCCAGCTGGCGATCAGCCGGAGCCGCGAGTTCCAGGCCGACGCCGACGGCGCCAAGCTGTCGAGTGATCCGTTGGCGCTGGCCAGCGCGCTGCGGAAGATTCACATGGGGACGCAGTCGCTGCCGCTTCCGCAGGAGTCGCGGCTGCTGTCGTCGAGCCACCTGATGATCGACAACCCGTTCCGGAAGAGCGGGGTGGCGAATCTGTTCAGTACCCACCCGCCGATGGAGCAGCGGGTGGCGCGCCTGGAGGAAATGGCCCGCTACATGCCGACGCGCTAG
- a CDS encoding CGNR zinc finger domain-containing protein codes for MDYDTYNTEAVQLAVDLANLASADDVPVAELTPDSDALRAACETFVTSHRDWFAELTDIPLTGVDVVEIAELAHCLRDVASASTDDESTDRLNALLHQCRPVPRATNHDGHLHLHYTDDDAPLTEQLGATVSMAFANVIVRQGRNRIGICAAADCANVFVDTSRNRSRRYCSETCASRTTVSAYRARKKAQPSK; via the coding sequence ATGGATTACGACACTTACAACACTGAAGCCGTGCAGCTCGCGGTCGACCTCGCCAATCTCGCCTCGGCAGATGACGTGCCGGTGGCCGAACTCACTCCGGACAGCGACGCGCTGCGGGCCGCCTGCGAAACGTTCGTTACCTCGCATCGGGACTGGTTCGCGGAGCTGACCGACATTCCGCTCACCGGTGTCGACGTCGTCGAAATCGCAGAGCTGGCGCACTGCCTGCGTGACGTCGCGTCGGCGAGTACGGACGACGAGTCCACCGACCGGCTGAACGCGCTTCTGCACCAGTGCCGGCCGGTGCCGCGGGCGACGAATCACGACGGGCACCTGCACCTGCACTACACCGACGACGACGCCCCGCTGACCGAGCAGCTGGGTGCCACCGTGTCGATGGCGTTCGCCAACGTCATCGTCCGGCAGGGACGGAATCGGATCGGAATCTGCGCCGCGGCCGACTGCGCGAACGTGTTCGTCGACACGTCGCGAAACCGCTCGCGCCGGTACTGCTCCGAGACGTGCGCCAGCCGCACGACGGTGAGCGCGTACCGAGCCCGAAAGAAGGCCCAGCCTTCCAAGTAG
- a CDS encoding MFS transporter: MKAGSTHVRRYVELWRLPSAPLLIVAGIIGRLPAGIAPLALLLFLADHTGSYGVGGVAVGIYGLATAAVAPMLGRYADRRGFTAVLVGTGVAYPAAIAVLVFTTLADAPPVLIYLAAALAGGIFPQLSAALRAIWTDLPGAGNVRQTAFALDAIALEVVWMIGPVLVATAVAVGSSTWGPAVALLGSGAFALVGSLTVALSRAGRRWRPRAAQPGDARRSPLRARGMVPALIAAFALLFGTGAIEAAMAGLADDQGRPAMAGVLLSIWSVGSALGGLWFGAQRFAAPIVRQYRWTLALCALGFAPLAFLGNAWLIGLVLFLGGTAFAPAITLQNTLIAALAPTGSVTESFTWLSTVTYAAVAAGTAIGGLLVDRPGGVFAALLLAAFTAVVAWATAAWPGTGLYAKKVSA; encoded by the coding sequence ATGAAGGCAGGTTCGACGCACGTGCGCCGCTATGTAGAACTCTGGCGCCTACCGTCGGCCCCGCTGCTGATCGTCGCCGGAATCATCGGCCGGTTACCAGCCGGCATCGCCCCGTTGGCGTTGCTGCTGTTCCTGGCCGACCACACCGGCTCGTACGGAGTAGGCGGGGTCGCCGTCGGCATCTATGGACTGGCCACCGCGGCCGTCGCCCCGATGCTGGGCCGTTACGCCGACCGACGCGGTTTCACCGCGGTCCTGGTCGGCACCGGGGTTGCGTACCCCGCCGCCATCGCCGTCCTCGTGTTCACCACTCTGGCGGACGCTCCGCCGGTGCTGATCTACCTGGCCGCCGCGCTGGCCGGCGGGATCTTCCCGCAGCTGTCCGCCGCTCTCCGGGCGATCTGGACCGACCTCCCGGGCGCCGGGAACGTCCGGCAGACCGCGTTCGCGCTGGACGCGATCGCGCTCGAGGTCGTCTGGATGATCGGACCCGTGCTGGTCGCGACCGCGGTCGCGGTGGGCTCCTCGACCTGGGGGCCGGCCGTCGCGCTGCTCGGCTCGGGCGCGTTCGCTCTGGTCGGGTCGCTGACCGTGGCGCTCTCGCGGGCCGGCCGACGCTGGCGGCCGCGCGCGGCCCAACCGGGCGACGCCCGGCGCAGCCCGCTGCGGGCCCGGGGCATGGTCCCGGCGCTGATCGCCGCGTTCGCGCTGCTGTTCGGCACCGGCGCGATCGAGGCCGCGATGGCCGGGCTCGCCGACGACCAGGGACGCCCGGCGATGGCCGGTGTGCTGCTGTCGATCTGGAGCGTGGGCAGCGCGCTCGGCGGCCTCTGGTTCGGCGCGCAGCGGTTCGCCGCGCCGATCGTCCGCCAGTACCGCTGGACGCTCGCGCTCTGCGCGCTCGGGTTCGCGCCGCTGGCGTTCCTCGGCAACGCCTGGCTGATCGGGCTGGTGCTGTTCCTCGGTGGAACCGCATTCGCCCCGGCCATCACGCTGCAGAACACGCTGATCGCCGCGCTGGCCCCGACAGGCAGCGTCACCGAGTCGTTCACCTGGCTGTCCACGGTCACGTACGCGGCGGTGGCCGCGGGGACCGCGATCGGCGGCCTGCTCGTCGACCGGCCCGGCGGGGTGTTCGCCGCGTTGCTGCTGGCCGCGTTCACCGCGGTCGTCGCCTGGGCCACGGCCGCGTGGCCGGGCACGGGTCTCTACGCGAAGAAGGTGTCGGCGTGA
- a CDS encoding MFS transporter → MNRYAEVWRLPGAKSLLIGSILGRLPVGMAPLLLVLLVEGATGSYAAAGVASAVYAVANAIVGPVLGRIADRFRPAPVLVGTAVAWPLATVAVLVAVAAGAAAPVLWAVSALLGACLPPLTATVRSVWAEITAGTPLREPALALETTAFELVFVLGPMVVGALAVFTAPAVSLVVAAVLALGGTLAVAAGRATRGWRPETGRPVARGLGPAVALGMPLLLAVSSGLAFAFGIVGVAIPAFAAERTGGDADGLAGLLLGLWGVGSVTGGLWYGTRQFRRSLPTQWALALGAVAAGLATLALVPSAGLMAVALLVGGLCLAPALTVENALVSRIAPAGMVNEAYTWVATVVFAASAAGAAVAGVLVEQESGVALAFTLAALTTAAGAVAAAIPRSALRRVSTRTA, encoded by the coding sequence GTGAACCGGTACGCCGAGGTGTGGCGACTGCCCGGAGCCAAGTCGCTGTTGATCGGGAGCATCCTCGGCCGGTTGCCGGTCGGGATGGCTCCGCTGTTGCTCGTCCTGCTGGTCGAGGGCGCGACTGGGTCCTACGCGGCGGCCGGCGTCGCCAGCGCCGTCTACGCGGTCGCGAACGCGATCGTCGGGCCGGTGCTCGGCCGGATCGCCGACCGGTTCCGACCGGCGCCGGTCCTCGTCGGCACCGCGGTGGCCTGGCCGCTGGCGACGGTCGCGGTTCTGGTGGCGGTGGCCGCCGGGGCGGCCGCGCCGGTGCTGTGGGCGGTGTCGGCGCTGCTCGGCGCCTGTCTGCCGCCGCTGACCGCGACGGTGCGAAGCGTGTGGGCCGAGATCACGGCCGGCACGCCCCTGCGCGAGCCGGCGCTGGCGCTGGAGACGACCGCGTTCGAGTTGGTGTTCGTGCTCGGGCCGATGGTCGTGGGGGCGCTGGCGGTGTTCACCGCTCCGGCGGTGTCGCTGGTCGTGGCCGCGGTGCTGGCCCTCGGTGGCACGCTGGCCGTCGCTGCGGGCCGGGCGACCCGCGGCTGGCGGCCGGAGACCGGCCGTCCGGTGGCCCGGGGCCTCGGCCCCGCGGTCGCGCTGGGGATGCCGCTGCTGCTCGCGGTCTCGTCCGGCCTCGCGTTCGCGTTCGGCATCGTCGGGGTCGCGATCCCGGCGTTCGCCGCGGAACGCACCGGTGGGGACGCCGACGGGCTGGCCGGCCTGTTGCTGGGCCTGTGGGGTGTCGGCAGCGTGACCGGTGGACTCTGGTACGGCACCCGGCAGTTCCGGCGATCCCTGCCGACGCAGTGGGCGCTGGCCCTCGGCGCGGTCGCGGCCGGGCTGGCGACGCTGGCGCTGGTGCCCTCGGCCGGTCTGATGGCGGTCGCGCTGCTGGTGGGCGGGCTGTGCCTGGCCCCGGCGCTGACCGTGGAGAACGCGCTGGTCTCCCGCATCGCGCCGGCCGGGATGGTGAACGAGGCCTACACCTGGGTCGCGACCGTCGTGTTCGCGGCGTCGGCGGCCGGAGCGGCGGTGGCCGGCGTGCTGGTCGAGCAGGAGTCCGGCGTCGCACTGGCGTTCACGCTGGCCGCGCTCACCACGGCCGCCGGTGCGGTCGCCGCCGCGATCCCGCGCAGCGCGCTGCGGAGGGTCAGCACCCGGACGGCATAG